One part of the Sebastes fasciatus isolate fSebFas1 chromosome 8, fSebFas1.pri, whole genome shotgun sequence genome encodes these proteins:
- the taf11 gene encoding transcription initiation factor TFIID subunit 11 has protein sequence MADPARIKPESKPERTASANEDKSEDTEDAPATAKSADENKESSSKDQPKQEVKSEMGAGEDEEEGTSGQPDSKRLKVEPEKKKEKRQKVDEDEIQKMQVLVSSFSEEQLNRYEMYRRSAFPKAAIKRLIQSITGSSVSQNVVIAMSGISKVFAGEIVEEALDVCEKWGETPPLQPKHMREAVRRLKSKDQIPNTKFKQILFN, from the exons ATGGCCGACCCTGCACGGATCAAACCTGAATCTAAACCCGAAAGAACAGCTTCTGCTAACGAGGATAAATCAGAGGACACTGAAGATGCACCTGCCACAGCAAAATCTGCAGATGAAAACAAAGAGTCATCCTCGAAAGATCAGCCCAAACAGGAGGTCAAATCT GAAATGGGAGCTGGGGAAGATGAGGAAGAAGGAACATCTGGCCAACCTGACTCCAAAAGACTGAAGGTGGAACcagagaagaaaaaggagaagcGCCAAAAGGTCGATGAGGATGAAATACAGAAGATGCA AGTTTTGGTGTCGTCCTTTTCTGAAGAGCAGCTGAATCGCTATGAGATGTACAGACGTTCTGCCTTCCCTAAGGCAGCTATTAAAAGG CTAATCCAGTCCATAACAGGATCATCAGTGTCCCAGAATGTGGTGATCGCCATGTCTGGTATTTCCAAGGTTTTTGCTGGAGAAATTGTTGAGGAAG CATTGGACGTTTGTGAGAAGTGGGGAGAAACGCCACCGCTTCAGCCCAAGCATATGAGGGAAGCAGTGAGGAGGCTGAAGAGCAAAGATCAGATTCCCAACACCAAGTTCAAGCAGATTCTCTTTAACTGA